A stretch of DNA from Candidatus Zixiibacteriota bacterium:
ACGCATAATATTATACATTCTATACCACAAAAATATATCTTATCCCGCGTTTATGCTTCTTGTTAAAATGCTACCGAGGGAGCATTAGGTCTTAGTCGAATTGCTGAAGCGATGCGGTAGATATCTTAGAATCAGGGGATGGGTAGATAAATAGTGTTGATTCTGAGTGTTGAATTGTTATATTTTGACGAAAACTAAACAGAGGAGAGCCGGAACATGACGCGCTGTACTCTGTTACGGTAATTCTGGCTATCAGGGATGTTAGTCTGAAATAATTTAATTTATGCCCCCGTAGCTCACCCGGATAGAGCATCTGCCTTCTAAGCAGAGGGTAGCAGGTTCGAGTCCTGCCGGGGGTATTTTTATTCGCTGCACTTGTTATCATTAAATTGCAAAACTCAATTTGGCATTTGGTAATTAGTTAGTTATTATATTCTCTGTATGAAGGATCAGATTATCTCATATAGAGAGATGTGCGATTACGAGCGCGTGCAAACTTTACAACGGGGTATGAATTTCAGGCTGAATCCCAATTATTCAGTAATTTTAATGTCCCAGCGAAAAGGTGCACCATATAATGACAAAATCGTCCAGAATGGTCTTGTACTTGAATATGAAGGACATGATTGCCCGAAAACCAATGAGATCGTTGATCCTAAATCGATAGACCAGCCGCGTTATACAAAATCAGGAAAACCCACTCAGAATGGACTTTTTGCTAAAAGTGTTGATGAATACAAAACTGGCGATAGGAAGCCTGAAGTCGTTCGTGTTTATGAAAAGTTGTTTCCGGGAATCTG
This window harbors:
- a CDS encoding HNH endonuclease; translation: MKDQIISYREMCDYERVQTLQRGMNFRLNPNYSVILMSQRKGAPYNDKIVQNGLVLEYEGHDCPKTNEIVDPKSIDQPRYTKSGKPTQNGLFAKSVDEYKTGDRKPEVVRVYEKLFPGIWSEKGFFKLLDYRYESDHKHRKVFIFTLESTSIDFDDGRFREDKLKPRSRVIPSEVKKEVWLRDGGQCVLCGATDELHFDHDLPYSKGGSSITADNVRILCARHNLSKSNKIE